From a single Plutella xylostella chromosome 5, ilPluXylo3.1, whole genome shotgun sequence genomic region:
- the LOC105397535 gene encoding protein patched, producing the protein MVAPDSEAPSNPRIAGARESQSAAEARHSADLYIRTSWVDAALALSELEKGNIEGGRTALWIRAWLQEQLFILGCFLQGDAGKVLFVAILVLSTFCVGLKSAQIHSRVDQLWVQEGGRLEAELRYTAKALGEADSSTHQLIIQTAKDPDVSLLHAGALLQHLKVVHAATRVTVHMYDIEWRLKDLCYSPSIPDFEAYHIEKIFDNIIPCAIITPLDCFWEGSKLLGPDYPILIPGLRERLQWTNLNPQEILEKVKKLNYQFPLSTMEAYMKRAGITSAYMRKPCLDPADAQCPESAPNKKSGQIPDVAAELSTGCYGFAAAYMHWPQQLMAGGVTRNATSALRSARALQSVVQLMGEREMFEYWAEHYKVHHVGWTQEKAAAVLDAWQRKFAAEVRKTSSNDDASEAYSFFPFSTSTLNDILGKFSELELKNIVLGYMFMLIYVAVTLVQWQDPVRSQAGVGIAGVLLLSISVAAGLGFCALLGIPFNASSTQIVPFLALGLGVQDMFLLTHTYVEQAGDVPREERTGLVLKKSGLSVLLASLCNVLAFLAAALLPIPALRVFCLQAAILLLFNLGSILLVFPAMISIDLRRRSAARADFLCCLMPESPLPKRTKKIDHRLKSLPKNERNAWKDTTKQPLDPDDEGDEAQKSCCLSLSLTKWAKNYYAPFIMRPAVKVTSMLTLIVVVLASLWGAMKVRDGLDLTDIVPENTDEHEFLSRQEKYFGFYNMYAVTQGDFEYPTNQKLLYEYHDQFVRIPNIIKNDNGGLTKFWLSLFRDWLLDLQEAFDKEVANGCITPEYWCKNASDEGILGYKLMVQTGHVDNPIDKALISNDSKGHRLVDKDGIINPKAFYNYLSAWATNDALAYGASQGNLKPQPKRWTHSPSDVDLKIPKSSPLIYTQLPFYLSGLSDTESITNMIMTVRELCLKFEAKGLSNFPSGIPFLFWEQYLYLRWSLMLALACALAAVFVAVMVLLLNVWAATLVTLAMATLVLQLMGVMALLGVKLSAVPAVLLVVSIGRGVHFTVHLCLAFVTSIGCKRRRAALALESVLAPVVHGAIAAALAASMLACSEFGFVARLFLRLLLALVLLGLIDGLLFFPVVLAILGPAAEVQPLEHPERLSTPSPKSSPIHTRKSTGNSRDDKSRNKSAPRPCAPSLTTITEEPPSWHSSAPSVQSSMQSIVVQPEVVVETTTYNGSDSAGSGRSTPTSKSPHPGAITTKVTATANIKVEVVTPGDRKSRRSYHYYDRRRERDDDREYRDRDRDRDRDRDRSRERDRRDRDRDRYRDEREHRASPRENGRDSGHESDSSRH; encoded by the exons GGGAACATCGAGGGCGGGCGCACGGCGCTGTGGATCCGCGCGTGGCTGCAGGAACAGCTGTTCATCTTGGGCTGCTTCCTCCAGGGAGACGCGGGGAAGGTCCTCTTCGTCGCCATCCTAGTGCTGTCCACCTTCTGTGTGGGACTCAAGTCGGCACAGATACACTCGCGGGTCGACCAACTGTGGGTACAAG AGGGCGGGCGTCTGGAGGCCGAGCTCCGGTACACTGCCAAGGCGCTGGGCGAGGCCGACTCCTCCACGCACCAGCTCATCATCCAGACCGCCAAGGACCCTGACGTCTCGCTACTGCATGCAGGGGCGTTGCTGCAACATCTCAAG GTGGTGCACGCAGCGACGCGGGTGACGGTGCACATGTACGACATCGAGTGGCGGCTGAAGGACCTGTGCTACAGCCCCAGCATCCCCGACTTCGAGGCGTACCACATCGAGAAGATATTCGACAACATCATCCCGTGCGCCATCATCACCCCCCTCGACTGCTTCTGGGAAGGCTCCAAGCTCCTCGGCCCGGATTATCCTATTTTGATACC GGGTCTCCGAGAGCGGTTGCAATGGACGAACCTGAACCCGCAAGAGATCCTGGAGAAGGTGAAGAAGCTGAACTACCAGTTCCCGCTGAGCACCATGGAGGCGTACATGAAGCGCGCCGGCATCACCTCGGCCTACATGCGCAAGCCCTGCCTCGACCCCGCCGACGCGCAGTGCCCGGAATCGGCCCCCAACAAAAAATCCGGACAG ATTCCAGACGTGGCGGCGGAGCTGTCGACGGGGTGCTACGGGTTCGCGGCGGCCTACATGCACTGGCCGCAGCAGCTGATGGCCGGCGGCGTGACCCGCAACGCCACGTCGGCGCTGCGCAGTGCGCGCGCGCTCCAGTCCGTGGTCCAATTGATGGGCGAGCGAGAGATGTTCGAGTACTGGGCCGAGCACTACAAGGTGCACCACGTGGGCTGGACGCAGGAGAAGGCGGCCGCCGTGCTCGACGCCTGGCAACGGAAGTTCGCTGCC GAGGTGCGTAAGACGTCGTCCAACGACGACGCGTCGGAGGCGTACAGCTTCTTCCCCTTCTCCACGTCCACGCTCAACGACATCCTCGGCAAGTTCTCCGAGCTCGAGCTCAAGAACATCGTGCTGGGGTACATGTTTATG ttaaTTTATGTAGCTGTGACGTTAGTGCAATGGCAAGACCCAGTGCGGTCTCAGGCGGGAGTCGGGATCGCGGGGGTGCTCCTTCTGTCCATATCCGTCGCAGCCGGCTTAGGGTTTTGTGCTTTACTAG GTATACCATTCAACGCATCAAGTACGCAAATAGTTCCGTTCCTTGCGCTCGGTCTGGGCGTGCAAGACATGTTCCTTCTCACTCACACGTACGTGGAGCAAGCGGGAGACGTGCCGAGGGAAGAACGCACGGGATTGGTGCTCAAGAAGAGCGGCCTCAGCGTCCTGTTGGCGTCTCTCTGCAATGTCCTGGCTTTCTTAGCTGCGGCCCTGCTGCCTATACCCGCGCTGAGGGTGTTTTGTTTACAG GCTGCAATCCTCCTGCTGTTCAACTTGGGATCAATACTGCTAGTGTTTCCCGCAATGATATCGATAGACTTAAGAAGAAGATCGGCAGCAAGAGCTGACTTTTTATGCTGCCTGATGCCAGAAAGTCCACTTCCGAAACGAACTAAGAAGATTGACCACCGATTGAAATCTCTGCCAAAGAATGAAAGg AATGCGTGGAAAGATACCACCAAGCAGCCATTAGATCCGGACGATGAAGGTGATGAAGCGCAAAAGAGCTGTTGcctcagtttgtcattaactaAATGGGCGAAGAATTACTACGCGCCTTTTATTATGCGCCCTGCTGTGAAG GTGACGTCAATGCTTACATTGATAGTGGTCGTCTTGGCCAGCTTATGGGGAGCGATGAAAGTCAGAGATGGTTTAGATCTAACAGATATTGTACCTGAAAACACGGATGAACACGAGTTCCTCTCCCGGCAAGAGAAATACTTCGGCTTCTACAACATGTACGCTGTCACGCAAGGAGACTTCGAATATCCCACCAACCAGAAGCTTCTGTACGAATATCACGATCAATTTGTCAGGATACCGAACATTATCAAAAACGACAATGGAGGCCTCACAAAGTTTTGGCTCAGCCTGTTCCGAGATTGGCTATTAGACCTGCAAGAGGCTTTTGACAAAGAAGTCGCCAATGGATGCATAACACCAGAATATTGGTGCAAGAACGCTAGTGATGAAGGAATCTTAGGATACAAACTCATGGTACAAACCGGTCATGTGGACAATCCTATAGACAAGGCTCTCATATCGAATGACTCTAAAGGACATAGATTAGTGGATAAGGATGGAATAATTAATCCTAAAGCCTTTTACAATTATCTATCGGCCTGGGCTACGAATGACGCTTTGGCATACGGAGCTTCACAAGGAAACCTGAAACCTCAACCAAAAAGATGGACACACTCTCCGAGCGATGTAGATCTAAAGATACCAAAGTCGTCACCACTCATATACACCCAACTGCCCTTCTACCTATCTGGGCTAAGCGATACAGAGAGCATCACGAATATGATAATGACAGTACGAGAGCTGTGTCTGAAGTTTGAAGCGAAAGGTCTATCGAACTTCCCGTCAGGCATACCGTTCCTCTTCTGGGAGCAATACTTGTATCTCCGATGGTCCTTGATGCTGGCTCTGGCTTGTGCCTTAGCGGCTGTGTTTGTG GCTGTGATGGTGCTGCTGCTGAACGTGTGGGCTGCGACGCTGGTGACGCTGGCGATGGCCACGCTAGTGCTGCAGCTGATGGGCGTGATGGCGCTGCTCGGGGTCAAGCTGTCCGCCGTCCCAGCCGTGCTTCTAGTCGTTTCTATTGGGCGAGGAGTTCACTTCACGGTGCACTTGTGCTTG GCTTTCGTGACCTCGATCGGCTGCAAGCGCCGGCGAGCCGCCCTGGCGCTGGAGTCGGTCCTGGCCCCAGTAGTCCACGGGGCCATCGCCGCCGCGCTCGCCGCGTCCATGCTGGCCTGCAGCGAGTTCGGCTTCGTGGCCAGACTGTTCCTCAGACTGCTACTGGCTCTGGTGCTGTTGGGGCTGATTGACGGACTGCTGTTCTTCCCCGTCGTGCTGGCTATTTTGGGACCGGCTGCTGag GTGCAACCGCTAGAACACCCAGAGCGTCTCTCCACCCCCTCCCCGAAAAGCTCTCCCATCCACACGCGCAAGTCGACAGGCAACTCCCGCGACGACAAGTCGCGCAACAAGTCGGCCCCGCGTCCGTGCGCGCCCTCGCTCACCACCATCACCGAGGAGCCGCCCAGCTGGCACAGCTCCGCGCCCTCCGTGCAGTCCTCCATGCAGTCCATCGTGGTGCAGCCCGAGGTGGTCGTGGAGACCACCACGTACAACGGCAGCGACTCCGCCGGAAGCGGACGGTCCACGCCCACGTCCAAATCACCGCATCCAGGAGCTATCACTACGAAG GTTACGGCGACAGCCAATATCAAGGTGGAGGTGGTGACACCTGGCGACAGGAAGTCCCGGCGCTCCTACCACTACTACGACCGGCGACGAGAGCGCGACGACGACCGAGAGTACCGGGACCGCGACAGAGACCGCGACCGCGACCGAGACCGCTCACGCGAACGCGACCGCCGTGACC